In Stenotrophomonas sp. ASS1, the following proteins share a genomic window:
- a CDS encoding Rap1a/Tai family immunity protein: MIRLLMLGACFLTGSLLAETSPPKRTWLVSGAELITLLQGKGADGFCTSEQCRSLSIARANAYIQGAADTSRGQWCGQGQILPHELADRVTSHLQQLPQERLQQNASSLVVEGLRTAFPCERRALHGGIGQSRGN, translated from the coding sequence ATGATTCGGCTGCTTATGCTTGGAGCCTGCTTCCTGACCGGATCCTTGCTTGCGGAGACATCACCACCGAAGCGCACCTGGCTTGTGAGCGGCGCGGAGCTGATCACGCTACTGCAGGGAAAAGGGGCTGACGGATTCTGTACCAGCGAACAGTGCCGGAGTCTGTCCATCGCCCGTGCCAATGCTTACATCCAGGGTGCTGCCGATACCAGTCGTGGCCAGTGGTGCGGCCAAGGCCAGATCCTTCCACATGAACTGGCCGATCGTGTCACCTCCCATCTTCAGCAATTGCCCCAGGAGCGCTTGCAACAGAATGCTTCTTCGCTGGTTGTGGAAGGCCTGCGAACAGCGTTTCCTTGCGAACGCCGGGCATTGCACGGTGGCATCGGACAGTCCAGGGGAAATTGA
- a CDS encoding fructose-specific PTS transporter subunit EIIC → MQASTVVIAAGERSIEAVLAAEALRRAARQQGAELAIEIRSDQGVTGALPATQAAAATQLLLVGDGEADAARFGSAQIVRASLGEVLDDPLAVLAQLAATSGTAPAADASKHIVAVTSCPTGIAHTFMAAEGLQQAAKALGHAIRVETQGSVGAQDALSDEEVAAADLVLIAADREVDLSRFAGKRLFKSGTKPAINDGQNLIRKALAEASVQAGTAASGRTTEKAKVTGPYKHLMTGVSFMLPFVTAGGLLIALAFALGGIYAFDDAHKGTLAWSLFQIGAKSGFMLMVPALAGYIAYSIADRPGIAPGMIGGLVAVNMDAGFIGGILAGFIAGYGVHWINRALRLPRSLEGLKPVLILPVLGTLLVGLLMMYVIGTPVAGLLAWLTDWLRGMQGSSAILLGLLLGGMMAADMGGPVNKASYAFSTALISSQVYTPMAATMIGGMTPPLGIALATWLFSNRFTAEERGTAGAAGVLGLSFVTEGAIPYAARDPLRTIPALILGSAVAGAISMAAGVELKVPHGGVFVLPIPNAVTHLGIYLLALVAGVAVTAVALRVLKKPVTAHTL, encoded by the coding sequence ATGCAAGCTTCCACCGTAGTCATCGCCGCAGGCGAACGCAGCATCGAGGCGGTTCTTGCCGCCGAAGCGCTGCGCCGCGCCGCCCGCCAGCAAGGCGCTGAACTGGCGATCGAAATCCGCAGCGACCAGGGCGTGACCGGGGCACTGCCCGCCACGCAGGCCGCCGCCGCAACGCAGCTGCTGCTGGTGGGTGACGGCGAGGCGGATGCCGCGCGCTTCGGCAGCGCCCAGATCGTACGCGCCAGCCTCGGTGAGGTGCTGGACGACCCGCTTGCCGTGCTGGCGCAGCTTGCCGCGACGTCCGGAACCGCGCCCGCCGCGGACGCCAGCAAGCACATCGTCGCCGTTACCTCCTGCCCGACCGGCATCGCCCACACGTTCATGGCGGCCGAAGGCCTGCAGCAAGCCGCCAAGGCATTGGGCCACGCGATCCGGGTGGAAACCCAGGGCTCGGTCGGCGCGCAGGACGCATTGAGCGACGAAGAAGTCGCTGCCGCCGACCTGGTGCTGATCGCCGCCGACCGCGAAGTCGATCTGTCACGCTTTGCTGGCAAACGCCTGTTCAAGAGCGGCACCAAGCCGGCGATCAATGACGGCCAGAACCTGATCCGCAAGGCGCTGGCCGAGGCCAGCGTGCAGGCGGGTACGGCGGCTTCAGGCCGCACCACCGAAAAGGCCAAGGTCACCGGTCCCTACAAGCACCTGATGACCGGCGTGTCGTTCATGCTGCCGTTCGTCACTGCCGGTGGCCTGCTGATCGCACTGGCGTTCGCGCTCGGCGGCATCTATGCCTTCGACGATGCACACAAGGGCACGCTGGCCTGGTCGCTGTTCCAGATCGGCGCCAAGTCCGGCTTCATGCTGATGGTGCCGGCGCTGGCCGGTTACATCGCCTACTCCATCGCCGATCGCCCGGGTATCGCGCCGGGCATGATCGGCGGGCTGGTGGCAGTCAACATGGATGCGGGCTTCATCGGCGGCATCCTGGCCGGCTTCATCGCCGGTTACGGTGTGCACTGGATCAATCGTGCGCTGCGCCTGCCGCGCAGCCTGGAAGGCCTCAAGCCGGTGCTGATCCTGCCGGTGCTTGGCACGTTGCTGGTCGGCCTGTTGATGATGTATGTGATCGGCACGCCGGTCGCCGGGTTGCTGGCCTGGTTGACCGACTGGCTGCGCGGCATGCAGGGCAGCAGTGCGATCCTGCTGGGCCTGCTGCTGGGCGGAATGATGGCGGCGGACATGGGCGGGCCGGTCAACAAGGCCTCCTATGCATTCTCCACCGCACTGATTTCCAGCCAGGTCTATACGCCGATGGCTGCGACGATGATCGGCGGCATGACGCCGCCGCTGGGCATCGCGTTGGCAACATGGTTGTTCAGCAACCGCTTCACTGCCGAGGAGCGCGGCACGGCCGGTGCCGCGGGCGTGCTTGGCCTCAGCTTCGTGACCGAGGGTGCGATCCCCTACGCCGCGCGCGATCCGCTGCGCACCATTCCAGCGCTGATCCTTGGCTCTGCCGTGGCCGGTGCGATCTCGATGGCCGCAGGCGTCGAGCTGAAGGTGCCGCACGGCGGAGTGTTCGTGCTGCCGATCCCGAATGCGGTCACCCACCTTGGCATCTACCTGCTGGCGCTGGTGGCCGGCGTGGCCGTCACCGCGGTCGCGCTGCGCGTCCTCAAGAAGCCGGTCACGGCTCACACCCTGTAA
- the ptsP gene encoding phosphoenolpyruvate--protein phosphotransferase: MQPLTSPAPVSRELIRLDARALDKADAIAQVAQMLVAAGCVAPGYEASMGRREALANTFLGHGVAIPHGLGEDRHLVRRDGIAVLQFPQGVEWNPGQVTRLVVGIAAQSDTHITLLRRLTRLIQDDATLQRLFTTADASEIISALTGDVATTAPNVPVTDLADRFDWTIAYPNGLHARPATRWAETARGFAARAQVRAGDQAADAKSLVALLQLGLRHGDAVSVSAEGADAPALLAALRKVMDGLVAQERADAERAAQRKAAPVAGWNPPDAQAAIVGIGASPGLAIGPVHVLASTHADVADRPTPLGEGGARLQEALSRTRQQLAALQDDTQRRLGASDAAIFKAQAALLDDTDLITRTCQLMVEGHGVAWSWHQAIEQIASGLAALGNPVLAGRAADLRDVGRRVLAQLDPSAAGGGLADLPAHPCILLAADLSPSDTANLDTGRVLGLATALGGPTSHTAILSRTLGLPALVAAGAELLTISAGSEAIIDGSSGRLYLSPSEADLASARAWIAEQQQIREREAAQRAQPAQTPDGHRIDIGANVNLPEQVPLALEQGAEGVGLMRTEFLFLERGSTPSEDEQYATYVAMAKALDGRPLIVRALDIGGDKQVAHLELPREENPFLGVRGARLLLRRLDLLEPQLRALYRAAKDGARLSIMFPMITSVPELIALRAICERLRAALEAPEVPIGIMIEVPAAAAQSDVLARHADFFSIGTNDLTQYVLAIDRQNPELAAEADSLHPAVLRAIRATVEGARLHGRWVGVCGGLAGDPFGAMLLAGLGVDELSMTPNDIPAVKARLRGNAMTDLQALANSALDCETAEQVRALDGVRA, encoded by the coding sequence TTGCAGCCCTTGACCTCCCCAGCCCCCGTCAGCCGGGAATTGATCCGCCTGGATGCGCGGGCACTCGACAAGGCCGACGCCATCGCCCAGGTGGCGCAGATGCTGGTCGCTGCCGGCTGCGTTGCGCCGGGTTACGAGGCCAGCATGGGGCGTCGCGAGGCGTTGGCGAACACCTTCCTCGGCCATGGCGTGGCCATTCCGCACGGGCTGGGCGAGGACCGTCACCTGGTGCGCCGCGATGGCATTGCCGTGCTGCAGTTCCCGCAAGGCGTGGAGTGGAATCCGGGCCAGGTCACTCGCTTGGTGGTCGGCATTGCCGCCCAGTCCGATACCCACATCACCCTGCTGCGCCGGCTGACCCGACTGATCCAGGATGACGCAACGCTGCAACGCCTGTTCACCACGGCAGATGCGAGCGAGATCATCAGCGCGCTGACCGGCGATGTTGCGACCACGGCCCCCAATGTGCCGGTGACTGACCTGGCCGACCGTTTCGACTGGACCATCGCCTATCCCAACGGGCTGCACGCACGCCCGGCCACGCGCTGGGCCGAAACAGCGCGCGGCTTCGCGGCCCGGGCACAGGTCCGCGCGGGCGATCAGGCTGCCGATGCCAAGAGCCTGGTGGCGCTGCTGCAGCTCGGGTTGCGCCATGGCGACGCGGTCAGCGTGTCTGCCGAGGGCGCCGATGCCCCTGCCCTGTTGGCCGCACTGCGCAAGGTCATGGACGGGCTGGTGGCACAGGAAAGGGCCGATGCCGAGCGCGCGGCGCAGCGCAAGGCCGCGCCGGTTGCGGGCTGGAATCCGCCCGACGCACAGGCGGCGATCGTCGGCATCGGCGCCAGCCCAGGCCTGGCGATCGGCCCGGTGCATGTGCTGGCCAGCACGCATGCCGACGTTGCTGACCGCCCCACCCCGCTCGGCGAAGGCGGCGCACGCCTGCAGGAGGCGCTCAGCCGCACCCGCCAGCAGCTGGCCGCACTGCAGGACGACACCCAGCGCCGGCTCGGCGCCTCGGATGCGGCAATCTTCAAGGCGCAGGCCGCGCTGCTCGACGACACCGATCTGATTACCCGCACCTGCCAGCTGATGGTCGAAGGCCATGGTGTTGCGTGGTCCTGGCACCAGGCCATTGAGCAGATTGCCTCCGGCCTGGCGGCACTGGGCAACCCGGTGCTGGCCGGGCGCGCCGCCGACCTGCGTGACGTCGGCCGGCGCGTACTGGCACAGCTTGATCCGTCCGCGGCGGGTGGCGGCCTTGCCGACCTGCCTGCACATCCTTGCATCCTGCTCGCTGCTGATCTGTCGCCGTCCGACACGGCCAACCTCGATACCGGTCGCGTGCTTGGCCTCGCCACCGCGCTGGGCGGGCCGACCTCGCACACCGCGATCCTCTCGCGCACGTTGGGCCTGCCGGCGCTGGTCGCCGCTGGCGCGGAGCTGCTGACGATCAGCGCGGGGAGCGAGGCGATCATCGATGGCAGCAGCGGGCGCCTCTATCTGTCGCCGTCCGAGGCCGATCTCGCCTCGGCACGTGCGTGGATCGCCGAACAGCAGCAGATCCGCGAGCGTGAAGCGGCGCAACGCGCGCAGCCGGCACAGACCCCTGACGGACACCGCATCGACATCGGCGCCAACGTCAACCTTCCCGAGCAGGTGCCGCTGGCACTGGAGCAGGGCGCGGAAGGCGTCGGCCTGATGCGCACCGAATTCCTGTTCCTCGAGCGCGGGAGCACGCCCAGCGAGGATGAGCAGTACGCCACGTACGTGGCGATGGCCAAGGCACTCGACGGCCGCCCGCTGATCGTGCGTGCGCTCGATATCGGTGGCGACAAGCAGGTCGCTCACCTGGAGCTGCCACGCGAGGAAAATCCGTTCCTCGGCGTGCGTGGCGCGCGCCTGCTGCTGCGCCGCCTCGACCTGCTGGAACCACAGCTGCGTGCGCTGTATCGCGCGGCGAAGGACGGCGCACGCCTGTCCATCATGTTTCCGATGATCACCTCGGTGCCCGAGCTGATCGCACTGCGCGCCATCTGCGAACGGTTGCGCGCCGCGCTTGAGGCACCCGAAGTGCCGATCGGGATCATGATTGAAGTCCCTGCCGCAGCAGCCCAGAGCGATGTACTGGCGCGCCATGCCGACTTCTTCTCGATCGGCACCAACGACCTGACCCAGTACGTGCTGGCGATCGACCGCCAGAACCCGGAACTCGCCGCCGAGGCCGACAGCCTGCACCCGGCCGTGCTGCGCGCGATCCGCGCCACGGTGGAAGGTGCACGCCTGCATGGGCGCTGGGTTGGCGTCTGCGGCGGCCTGGCAGGCGATCCCTTTGGTGCAATGCTGCTGGCCGGCCTGGGCGTGGACGAACTGTCGATGACCCCGAACGACATCCCGGCCGTGAAGGCACGCCTGCGTGGCAACGCGATGACCGATCTGCAGGCATTGGCCAATAGTGCACTCGACTGCGAAACCGCCGAGCAGGTACGTGCGCTCGATGGAGTGCGCGCATGA
- the pfkB gene encoding 1-phosphofructokinase has protein sequence MSARAVTVTLNPAIDQTVRLAHLQPGHVHRARSTRDDAGGKGINVAACLADWGVPTTALGVLGDGNDGVFSALFAERGIADACLRIAGRTRTNIKLVEEANGETTDINLPGLSLRDADLDAVSRRLDALLQPDLPVVLSGSLPSGLPADAWARLQAQASAAGARVLLDTSGDALAAALSGAQGALPYAIKPNRHELEAWTGTPLPDRSALRAAGHALVERGVALVAISMGADGALFIDRSGALIARPPRLARGSTVGAGDAMVAGIAAALLEPSLDLTGCARLATAFSMSRLESGDARRLDPTQVRAWTGDVLIERLD, from the coding sequence ATGAGCGCCCGCGCCGTCACCGTTACCTTGAACCCGGCGATCGACCAGACCGTGCGGCTGGCGCACCTGCAACCGGGCCATGTGCATCGTGCCCGCAGCACCCGCGACGACGCCGGCGGCAAGGGCATCAACGTGGCCGCCTGCCTGGCCGATTGGGGTGTGCCGACCACCGCGCTGGGCGTGCTCGGCGATGGCAACGACGGCGTGTTCAGCGCACTGTTCGCCGAGCGCGGCATCGCAGACGCTTGCCTGCGCATTGCGGGCCGCACCCGCACCAACATCAAGCTGGTCGAAGAGGCCAACGGCGAGACCACCGACATCAACCTGCCCGGCCTGTCACTGCGTGATGCCGATCTGGACGCGGTATCGCGCCGACTCGACGCCCTGCTCCAGCCGGACCTGCCGGTGGTGCTGTCCGGCAGCCTGCCGTCCGGGCTGCCAGCCGATGCATGGGCGAGACTGCAGGCGCAGGCGAGCGCCGCCGGTGCGCGCGTACTGCTGGATACCAGTGGCGACGCGCTGGCCGCGGCGTTGAGCGGCGCACAGGGCGCACTGCCGTACGCGATCAAGCCCAACCGCCACGAACTGGAGGCCTGGACCGGTACGCCGCTGCCGGATCGCAGCGCCCTGCGGGCCGCAGGCCACGCCTTGGTTGAACGCGGAGTTGCGCTTGTGGCGATCTCGATGGGCGCCGACGGCGCGCTGTTCATTGATCGCAGCGGCGCCCTGATCGCGCGACCGCCGCGACTGGCACGCGGCAGCACGGTCGGTGCTGGCGATGCCATGGTCGCCGGCATCGCCGCCGCCTTGCTGGAGCCCTCCCTGGATCTGACGGGTTGCGCCCGATTGGCGACGGCGTTCTCGATGAGCCGGCTGGAGAGCGGCGACGCGCGACGACTGGACCCGACGCAGGTGCGCGCGTGGACCGGCGACGTACTGATCGAGCGGTTGGATTGA
- a CDS encoding NADH-quinone oxidoreductase subunit D: MKRTTAGGPAPVRGDRRDTEIRNYVMNLGPQHPAAHGVLRLVLEMDGETVVRADPHVGLLHRGTEKLAESKPFNQSIGYMDRLDYVSMMCNEHAYVRAIETLLGIEAPIRAQYIRTMFDEITRILNHLMNIGTGALDLGAMAVMLYAFREREELMDCYEAVSGARMHATYYRPGGVYRDLPDQMPKYKESRWKKGKELRRLNAAREGSLLDFIENFTREFPNRIDEYETLLTDNRIWKQRTVGIGVVTPQQAMDWGMTGVMLRGSGVAWDLRKKRPYAKYDAVDFDIPVGSAGDCYDRYLCRVAEMRQSNRIIRQCIDWLRANPGPVMVQNFKVAPPSRQEMKSDMEALIHHFKLFSEGYQVPAGETYAAVEAPKGEFGCYLISDGANKPFRVHLRAPGFAHLSSLDEIVRGHMLADVVAMIGTYDIVFGEVDR; encoded by the coding sequence ATGAAGCGGACGACGGCGGGCGGCCCCGCTCCCGTGCGCGGTGATCGGCGGGATACCGAGATCCGGAACTACGTGATGAACCTCGGCCCCCAACATCCTGCGGCACATGGGGTACTGCGCCTTGTGCTTGAGATGGATGGCGAGACCGTTGTGCGCGCGGATCCGCATGTGGGCCTGCTGCACCGGGGTACCGAGAAGCTGGCGGAGTCCAAGCCCTTCAACCAGTCCATCGGCTACATGGATCGGCTGGACTACGTATCCATGATGTGCAATGAACACGCCTACGTACGTGCGATTGAAACCCTTCTGGGAATCGAGGCACCCATCAGGGCACAGTACATCCGCACGATGTTCGATGAGATCACCCGTATCCTCAATCACCTCATGAACATCGGAACGGGCGCGCTGGACCTGGGCGCCATGGCCGTGATGCTCTATGCATTCCGGGAACGCGAAGAGCTGATGGACTGCTACGAGGCGGTATCCGGCGCTCGAATGCATGCCACGTATTACCGGCCCGGCGGTGTGTACCGTGATCTGCCTGACCAGATGCCGAAGTACAAGGAGTCACGCTGGAAGAAGGGGAAGGAGCTGCGGCGGCTGAACGCCGCGAGAGAAGGGTCACTGCTCGATTTCATCGAGAATTTCACCCGCGAGTTCCCGAACCGCATTGATGAGTACGAAACCCTGCTCACCGACAACAGAATCTGGAAGCAGCGCACGGTGGGCATTGGCGTTGTGACCCCGCAGCAGGCCATGGACTGGGGCATGACCGGGGTGATGCTGAGAGGCTCGGGCGTGGCGTGGGACCTGAGGAAGAAGCGCCCCTACGCGAAGTACGATGCCGTTGACTTCGACATTCCGGTCGGCAGCGCCGGTGACTGCTATGACCGCTACCTGTGCCGTGTCGCGGAGATGCGGCAGTCCAACCGCATCATCCGGCAATGTATCGACTGGCTTCGCGCCAACCCCGGCCCGGTGATGGTCCAGAACTTCAAGGTGGCGCCGCCGTCCCGGCAGGAGATGAAGTCCGACATGGAAGCGCTGATCCATCACTTCAAGCTCTTCAGCGAAGGCTACCAGGTGCCGGCAGGTGAGACCTACGCAGCGGTCGAGGCACCCAAGGGCGAGTTCGGTTGCTACCTGATCTCCGATGGCGCCAACAAGCCGTTCCGGGTGCACCTGCGTGCTCCCGGCTTCGCTCATCTCTCTTCTCTGGATGAAATCGTCAGGGGCCACATGCTGGCGGATGTCGTC
- a CDS encoding LacI family DNA-binding transcriptional regulator produces the protein MSISINDVARVAGVSKSTVSRVLGGGPVSEAVRGRVEAAIRQTGYHPNLQARRLRARHTGIIGLIVADIRNPFFTALIRAVEEVAYREGLRVTLCNTDEDPEREALYLQLMHEERISGLIFAPTRTTVGRLERLTLDYPTVLVDRAAPGGSIDSVVLDNPAAMAGLVEHLVARGYRRIGGLFGSTSTTAAERRDGYLASMRTHGLQPDYREVEPTAEAAIATVEQWLAGPSRPEALVASNSLLLMGALKAARSAGLAIPDALALAGFDNERWTELVEPGITVIEQPVEEMGRAAMSLLLERLRAPELPVRRLVMTGRCVVRGSTAWNPEGRQPRSKA, from the coding sequence ATGAGCATCAGCATCAACGACGTCGCGCGCGTGGCGGGGGTCTCCAAGTCCACGGTGTCGCGCGTGCTCGGCGGCGGCCCGGTCAGCGAGGCCGTGCGTGGCCGGGTGGAGGCGGCGATCCGCCAGACCGGCTATCACCCCAACCTGCAGGCACGGCGCCTGCGTGCCCGGCACACCGGCATCATCGGGCTGATCGTGGCGGACATCCGCAACCCGTTCTTCACGGCGCTGATCCGAGCGGTGGAGGAGGTTGCCTATCGCGAAGGCCTGCGCGTCACCCTCTGCAACACCGACGAGGACCCCGAGCGCGAGGCGCTATATCTGCAGTTGATGCACGAGGAGCGCATCAGCGGACTGATCTTCGCGCCCACCCGGACCACGGTGGGCCGGCTGGAGCGGCTCACACTGGACTATCCGACGGTGCTGGTGGACCGCGCCGCACCCGGCGGGTCGATCGACAGCGTGGTGCTCGACAATCCGGCCGCGATGGCGGGCCTGGTCGAGCATCTGGTCGCGCGTGGCTATCGCCGCATCGGCGGCCTGTTCGGCAGCACCAGCACCACGGCAGCCGAGCGTCGCGACGGCTATCTCGCTTCGATGCGTACACATGGGCTTCAGCCGGATTACCGCGAGGTTGAGCCCACGGCTGAAGCGGCCATTGCAACGGTCGAACAGTGGCTGGCTGGCCCATCGCGGCCGGAGGCGCTGGTCGCCAGCAACAGCCTGCTGCTCATGGGAGCGTTGAAGGCCGCCCGCAGTGCAGGCCTGGCAATTCCGGACGCGCTGGCGCTGGCGGGCTTTGACAACGAACGCTGGACCGAACTGGTCGAGCCGGGCATCACCGTGATCGAACAGCCGGTCGAAGAGATGGGGCGCGCTGCGATGTCGCTGTTGCTTGAGCGCCTGCGCGCGCCGGAGCTGCCGGTACGCCGGCTGGTGATGACGGGCCGGTGCGTGGTGAGGGGATCAACTGCATGGAATCCAGAAGGACGACAACCAAGGTCCAAGGCATGA